GTTTAAAAAGGTTACTAAAAGAACAATACAAAATGATATAAAAATTTTTGAAAATTTGGGATTAATTAAAAGTCATTTTAATCCACTTGGAAAAAACAATGGCAGCTTTACTTACTATACAATAAATAAAACACTTGAAAAATTCGCTAAAAAAATTATTAGTACAGCGTATTTTATTAATAAAAAAATTAAACATGAAAAATCAAAAAACAAGGAAATAAAAAAATTTAAAATAAAAGAAGAATCTCAAAAATACAAAATTTCATATCAAATAACTTCACATGTATTAAGCGATAATATAAGTAAAAATTATAAGAATTCTAAAACCTCTATTAAAAAACAAAATTTAAAGAAAACGATAAACTTCTTGGAAAAAGAAATCAAAAAAAAGCATAAATCGGTAAATTTAGAGGAAATAAAAGAAATAACAAAAAACAAAATTAGCTATAAAAATTCATTATGGAATTTAAAGGATTTCATGGAAGAATTATACGAATACGAAGAAACAAAAATAATAAAATTCTTTAAAAAAACTTTAAAAAAAAAGAAAAATAAAGTATGGTTTATGTCAAAAAATTTTAAAAATACAGATTTTGATGAATTAATAAGAGAATTTAAAAATAAAAATAGAATAAAAAGAAAGATAAAATTTGAAAATGAAACTCAAATTAATAAACCAAATGATATAAAAAATGCTATTGCATTAATTAAAAATCTAATAAAATCAAAAAAATCTTATGAAAAATAAAGAAACAAAAATAAAATTTTTCAACAAAATTGAAAAAATAGAAAACAAAATTATTTATCATACTAAAATTTTTAGTATGATAAATAATTTTGAAGCAAAACCCAAAAAAGGAAAATTCTGGTTATGTCTAAGAAACATCTTTAACCATAAAAAATACGAAAGTTTTCACTTATTTTCAATAAAAGAAAATGATAAATTTTTAGGAATTTTTTATGGCTTTATAAATCTTTCAAAACCATTTATTATAAACTATGCAGAAAAAGGGACAAAAAAAACCATAAGATTAAAAAAAATTTTTTATATGGAATTCAGATTTAAAAAAGGAAGTGTTTTTTGTTATTTAAGAAGTCTATACACATTAACTAAAACTAAAAATAAAAATAAAATTTTTTATAAATCTCTTTTAGAAAGAACTTTAAAAATTGAAGAGAGAATATATAAGTTTTATGATAAAAAATATGAAAATAATAAAGGAATACTAAATTGGATAAGAAAAAACCAAAAATAATAACAATTGCATCAATTAAAGGTGGCGTTGGTAAAAGTACAACAGCATTAATGTTCACAAATATAATTTCAAAAAAAAATAATAAAATATTATTGATCGATTTAGACCCACAAGCAAGCAGTACAAGCTTTTATATTAATACTATAAGAGAAAAAAATCTTAATTTAAAAAATATTAACATCTATAAAGTTCTTAAAAAAGAAATAGATATAGAAAATTCAATAATCAAAATAAATAAAAATATAGACTTTATAGCAAGTCATATAAACTTAAGCAAATTCAATGAAGAAAGCATCTCATTAAAAGAAAATTTGCTTAAAATATTTTTAAGCTTTATTAAAAATAGATATGATTTTATCATAATGGATACAGCACCTACATTAGGAAGTTTACTTAATAATAGTTTAATAATCACAGACTATTTAATTATACCATTACCAACAGATCAATGGGCAATTGAAAGTTTAGATTTAATAACCAGTAGACTTAATGATCTTTTTAGAAAAGATTTACCAACATTTTATTTAATAACTAAATTTATTGAAAGACAAAATATTGATAAAGAGCTCAAAAAATTTATTGAATGTGAATATAAAGGGAAATTTTTAGGCAGTGTACCAAAAAGAGATAATTTACGTAAAACTATTTTTTATAGAGAAGAATTTAATGTTAACGAAGATTATCATAAAGCCTATGAAAATATAATTGAAAATTTCCTGAGTATACTTTCAAATTAGTTCCATATGGAACTAGTAGTTCCATATGGAACTAATTTGAAAGTATACTCAGGAGAAAATAACAAATGAAATTAAATAAAAAAATAGAAATTGTTAAAAGAGTTGAACTCAATGAAAATGAAATAAAAAGAACCAGAGAATTTAGGTATTTAAAATTAAAAGAAAAACTGAAAATTTTAATAAAAGAAGAATCTTATAACAAAATTGAAACAGCTCGAATTTTAAAAGAAATTAACGATAACAAATATTACGTTATAGATAAATACAAAAGCTTTAATCATTTTATAAAAGATTATAATATGGCAAAAACCACTGTTTATAGATATATGAAATTAGCAACGGGAATTGATAGTGGTGAAATCAATTATGAATTAATTTTAAAAAAGGGAATATATTATGCTATACAAATCCTAGAAAAAAATGGAACCATAGCTACTTCAAAAAGCATACTAAATAGGTCCTTTAAGCTAAAAATTGAAGACGAAAAAAGCTTTGCTTTTTATAAATCAAATGTTAACTTTGTTAGCTTTTTATTAAAAGAAATATACTATAACAATCAAAAATTACTTACAAATATTAAAAATAAATATGAAAATATAAAAAACAAAAAATAATATTCTAAATTCATAAAGTAGTGTTTTGTTTAAAAAATGTTTCAAAAACACTTTACAAAAAAATAAAATACTATATAATAATTTATATAGATTGAGATGCAATGTCTCGCTCTTGTTGTTTGATTAGAATAATAAGTTGGCTACCAATATGGTAGCCTTTGTCATTTTTATAAATTATTAAAGTAGGACTTATATTTATATATTTATTAAACATGTTATAAAAAAATAATTATTTTGAACAGGAAATAAAAACCAATAAAGATTATAAAAATTAATTTTTATAATCTTTATTTTCGATTGATTCAACCATTACTAAGAAATCCAAAATTTTATACTTTTTCAAGCTTAAATCTTCTAATCCAATTTTAATTTTAACCTCATTATTCTTATAAGAAGCATCCTCTTCTTTTATCATCCTTTCTAATAAAGACTTGGATAAAACAAATGCGGAATAATTAAGCCAATTGCCAAAAAAATAGTTATTATCTCTTTTATAACTTATTCTTCCTTCGATTTTAGTTCCATCTGGTAATAATAAAGGAGTTTGTTCCGTTATACTATGGTTCCTAAACTTTGTATATAAAACTATTTTGGTTATTCCTGTTTTATAATTAAAAACTCCTTTAAGTTCTGCATTTTTGTTTAAACTTTGGTATATTCTAAATGTTTTTCCAAATTGATCATGCTCAACGTTTAAGGAAGTGCAAGATATTAATAATAAAAATCCCAAAAATTTTAATTGATTTCGACATAATTCCATATTCCTCTCCTTTGGTAAAAAAATTATAGATTAATGAACATAATGATATATTTTTTATTAGATCATTGCAAACAATTTTAAAAAATTGATGTTTTTTAAATTGGATTTTTGAAAAAACAAACTTTATGAATATAATTTTGAAAAAAATTATATTCAATGGTTTTTATCAGCTTTGTAAACATTTTAAATACTAACAAAACTATTTTTAAGAAACTAAAAGTTGATTTCAATATCTATGAACATTTAACATCTATTAAGCTTGTGCAGCAAGTGCCACATTAAAAATACAACTCTGAAATTAAGTGATACTAGGTGGACTTGTAGGATTTATAATACTTTGCATGATAGAGATATAAATGCAGCTCTAAATCTTAAAGCTTATTATTATAAGGAAATAAAAACTAAGGCAAGAACTGCCAGAAGTAAAGCTTGTGGACCGTTATCTAGTGGATGACCGTTCTTGTAGAATCTAAAAAGCTATCATGGGATGAAACAAGAAGATATTTCTACAATCTTTGATTTAGGAATAGCAGTTCACTTTTGTAAATTAAACTTAGTATTTAAAACTTTCTTCAAAAAAGAAAAGTCCTTCACCTAAAATAGCAAGGATAAAAACTGAAAAATCAAAACACCCATAGTTGTTTTTTAATTCAAGAATGTTTTAAGTGCATTTCACAATGTTAATATGAAATGTAATTTCATATATAATAAAATATAGACAAAATTTAAATTTATAAAAACTTATAAGGATGTTTGATATGAAAATATTGATAAAAAAATTAAGAGAGGTATTATTTCTTAATCTAATCTTACTTATTTCTTGTGTTAAGGAAACTGGTGGGAACAAATTAGTGTTTAAGCTCAATATTGGAAGTGAACCCGCCACTTTAGATGCTCAACTGGTAAACGATACGGTTGGATCAAAGATTGTAAGTCAAATGTTCCTTGGCATTTTAAATGGAGATCCCAGAACTGGGGGGTACAGACCGGGACTTGCAAAAAGTTGGGATATTTCTAATGACGGCTTAGTTTATACGTTTCATTTAAGAGATAATCTTTACTGGAGCGATGGTGTTTCTATTACTGCCGAAGGAATAAGAAAATCTTATCTTAGAATTTTAGATAAAGAAACCGGTTCATCTGTTGTTAACATTGTTAAGTCTGTTATAAAAAATGCAGAGGAGTATTTTGATGGTAAAGTAAATGACGCTGCTCTTGGAATTAAAGCTCTTGATGAGAAAACTTTAGAAATAACACTAAAATCCCCAAAACCATATTTTCTTGACATGTTAGCACATCAAACATTTATTCCCGTACCAGTACATACTATTGAAAAATATGGGCAAAGATGGACAAATCCTGAGAATATGGTTGTTAGCGGTCCTTTCAAATTGAAATCTAGAGTTTTAAATGAAAATGTTATTCTTGAAAAAAATAACAAGTATTATAAATCTAAAGATGTTGTTCTTGATAATATTATATTTTTCATTACAGATAATAGCATTACAGCTTATAATATGTATTTAAATGATGAACTAGATGCAATTTTTAATAATGTTCCGCCAGATTTAATTAAGGATCTTAAGCTTAGAGATGATTATTATTCAATGGGGATTAATTCAACTTATTTTTATTCTTTGAATACCAAAGTAAAACCGCTTGATAATGTTAAAGTTAGAAAAGCGCTATCTTTTGCTATTGATAGAAAAACTTTAACAGAGAGTGTTCTTAATGATAGTTCTATTCCTACAAGAAGAGCGACCCCAGATTATATTGATTACTCTTACAAAAGTAATTTAAGCTTATTTGATGTTGAAATGGCTAAGAATCTTCTGGTAGATGCAGGATATCCTAATGGTAGGAATTTCCCTTTATTGAAAGCGAAGTATAATACAAATGATAGGCAGAGAAAAATTGCTGAATTTATTCAAAATCAGTGGAAAAAAAATTTAAATATTAATGTTCAGTTTGAGAATGAAGAATGGTCAACATATATAAATAGCAGAGTAAATGGTAATTACGAAATAATAAGATCGGGGTGGTCAGGAGATTATGCTGATCCTATGACATTCTTAAGCATCTTTAAAACCGAAAACACGGCTTTTTCATCTTATGGATATTCAAATTCTGAATATGATAAACTTTTAATAAAATCAGACCATGAAAGTAATATTTTTGAAAGACAAAAAATTCTAAAAAAAGCAGAGGCAATAATAATCGAAAGAGATTTTCCAGCTATATTTATTAATATAAATGCTTCTAGTTATCTTTTTAGGAACGATAAGTGGAAAGGTTGGGAGCCTAACATTTCGGAAAGATTTGATTTATCTGAAATAAAACCAATTAAATAATTTATAGCCAGATCTTTTGATTTGGCTATAAACAAAAATAAGAAATGAATTTTTATTTTAAAAATTCATTTCTTATTAATTTAATTATTTTGGAATTATTATGTTTCAATAAAATAAACGCTGAGTGCATTAACGCTAGAAAAAGTATTGCAAAAACAGATGATAGTATTATGTTTTTCATTATTTCTCTCCTACCAATGTTGGTTATTCTTTCTTCAAAGAATAATGCAAAATTTTAATATTTTAAAGAGGAGAGGTTATTTAATTTAACAAATATTTTTATATATTTAGGGCATGTTAAAAACATCGTGAGGATGCGATTCTTTTAATGAAGAATGGCTTATTTTTACAAATTTAGAATTTATTTTTAAATCAGATATTGTAATTGCTCCTATATAGCCCATTCCGGACATTAATCCACCTTTTAGTTGAACCAAAATATCTTTTAATTTTCCAGAATACGGTACCATGCCTTCAATTCCTTCAGGGACTAATTTTTTAGGCTCATTGTTATTGTGTTGAAAATATCTTGATTTAGAGCCTCTTTTCATGGCAGTAATAGATCCCATTCCAACGTAAGATTTGAATTTTTTTCCATTGTAAATTATTTCTTCTGAAGGAGATTCTTTTACACCCGCAAAGAGATTGCCTATCATTACGCTATCAGCCCCTGCTGCAATGGCTTTAACTACATCTCCTGAAAACCTAATTCCACCATCTGCTATAATACAAATATTTGTGTTTTTGCAAACCTCATAAACATCACAGATTGCTGTTATTTGGGGAACACCAACTCCCGCAACGATTCTTGTTGTACATATGCTACCTGGGCCTATTCCTACTTTTAAACAGTCTGCTCCTGCATTGATTAAATCCAATGCAGCTTCTTTAGTTACTATATTGCCGGCAATAAGGTCTAAGTTTGGATACTTGTTTTTAATTGTTTTGACAAGCTCTATTATTCTTGTAGAATGCCCATGGGCAGAGTCTATGACAAGTAAATCTACATGTGCTTTTACAAGCTCTTCAACTCGTTCTATAGTGTCAATATCAATGGAAACAGCAGCCCCCACTCTTAGTCTACTGTTTAAATCTTTACATGCATTAGGAAAATCTTCTTTGTGTTCTGCATTTTTGTGTATTTTGGGTTCTTCTAGATCTTCTTTTGCAGACATTTTGGTTGCTTGTTCATTTATATACTTATTATTGTTGTTAGTTTTTTGAGCTTTATATGTCTTTACTTTTTCTATTTCTTTTTTTTGAGCTTCTATTGACATATTTTTATGTATAATACCTATTCCCCCTTCTTTAGCAATAGCTATTGCCATTCGGCTTTCTGTAACAGTATCCATTGCAGAGCTTAAAAATGGTATATTTAAGGATATATTTTTTGTCAATTGTGTTTTTAAGCAAACTTCACTAGGCAATACAGAGGATTTTCTTGGAATTAAAGACACATCATCAAAAGTTAAAGCTTCTTTTATTATCTTGTTTGTCATAAACTTTCCTTTTTATTGTTTTTATTATTCCCATTCTATGGTTGATGGAGGCTTAGAAGATATATCATAACAAACTCTATTTACGCCTCTAACTTCATTAATTATTCTTGAAGAAACTTTTCTTAAAAAATTATAAGGAAGTTCAGTCCATTCTGCAGTCATGAAATCTTGAGTATTCACACATCTAATAACAGCTGTATATTCATATGTTCTTTGATCTCCCATTACGCCCACAGATTTGATAGGTAGCAATACAACAAATGCTTGTCTTATTTCATAATATAAATCATTTATAAAAAGCTCTTCTGTTAAAATATTGTCTGCTTCTTGCAAGATATTTATCTTCTCTTGTGTTATTTCTCCAATTATTCTTATAGCTAGTCCTGGTCCTGGAAATGGGTGTCTATAAAGTGCTTCTTTTTTAATACCTAGATTTATTCCAATTTGAATTATTTCATCTTTAAAAAATTCATTTAAAGGTTCTAAAAGTTTTAAACTCATCTTATCTGGGAGTCCTCCTACATTGTGATGGGATTTAATTTTTGAAGAAGCGTTATTTTTTGATTTAGATTCAATTACATCGGAATAAATTGTTCCTTGTGCTAAATATTCTATATTTTGATCTTCTAAAGTAATTTTTTCAAAAACATTTACAAATTCTTTTCCTATTATTTTTCTTTTTTCCTCAGGATCACTTATATTTTTTAAGTGGTTCAAGAATTTTGCAGAAGCATCAATATATTTTATATTTAAATCATATTGCTGATTTAATTCTAGTATTTTTTTATCTTCATTTTTACGCAATAGGCCGGTGTTTACAAAAACGCAGATCAAATTTTCTTTTATTGCTTTTTTTATAAGTAATGCACAAACCAAAGAGTCTGTACCACCGGAAAATCCCAAAATAACCTTTTTACTACCCACCTTGAGCTTAATTTTTTCTACAATAGTTTCTATATTGCTCTTTAATGACCAATTAGTTTGAGCTTTGCAAATTTTAAAAACAAAATTTTTAAGTATTTGATCCCCAAATTCAGAATGAGTTACTTCTGGATGGAATTGTAGACCATAAATTTTTTGAGCTTCATTTGATATAGAAGCAATACAATTTTTTGTAAAAGCTAACTGTTTGAAATTGTTGGGAATTTTTTCAATACTATCTCCATGACTCATAATAATTTGAAATTTGTTTGGAAGTTCTGAAAATAAAAGAGATTTTTCATCTTTTAAAAAGATTTCAGAACCCCCATATTCTTGTTTAAGGTCTTTAGATACTAAACCACCAAATAATTTAACAATTAATTGCATTCCATAACATATACCTAAAACAGGTATTTTTAAATTAAAAATTTCCATGTCCAATGTAGGAGCTTCTTTTGAGTAAACAGAAGAGGGACCCCCACTTAATATTATTCCTGCGATGTTCATATTTTTAATTTCTTTTAAAGGCGTATGGTAAGGTATTACTTTTGTATAAACACCAATTTCTCTAATTCTTCTTGCAATTAGCTGACTATATTGGGATCCAAAATCTAATATAAGTATTGCACGAACATTCATTATAAGTCCTTAAAATGAATAAAAGTTTTTTTATTATTAAAGCGCATTTCGTTTAATTGTAGCATATTTAGCTTTGTTTCTGTCAACCTTACAAATAAATTGTCTTAATTTATTTGTAATATTTTAAATAATTTTTCAATAAATCAATCTGAAAAATTATTTAAAATATTGCTCTTGAAAAATTATTTTTTTTATATAAAAAATTGAAAAGAAAAATTGTTGAACTAATAATTCATATAAAAAGGAGGCACAAATTAATGAAAAAGAATACATTAAGTGCAATATTAATGACTTTATTTTTATTTATATCTTGTAATAATTCAGGTGGGGATTCTACATCTACTAAGCCTGTTGATGAGCCTGCTAAGGGACCTAATCTTGCAGAAATAAGTAAAAAAATTACAGATTCTAACACATTTGTACTGGCTGTGAAAGAAGTTGAGACTTTGGTTTCATCTATAGATGAGCTTGCTAAGAAAGCTATTGGCCAAAAAATAGATCAAAATAGTGGTTTAGGTGCTTTACAGAATCAAAACGGATCATTGTTAGCAGGAGTCTATGCAATATCAACTCTAATAACAGATAAATTGAGTAAATTGAAAAATTCAGAAGAATTAAAGGCGGAAATTGCAAAGGCTAAGAAATGTTCCGAAGACTTTACTAATAAACTAAAGCTTAGTCACGCTGATCTTGGAGCGGTAAATGGTGCTACTACTGATGATCATGCAAAAGCGGCTATTTTAAAAACAAATGCGCCTGACGACAAGGGTGCTAAAGAATTTAAAGGTTTATTTGAATCAGTAGAAAGCTTGTCAAAAGCAGCTAAAGCAGCATTAGCCAATTCAGTTAAAGAGCTTACAAGTCCTGTTGCGGCAGAAACTCCAAAAAAACCTTAATCAAGATCAATATTATAATATTTTAAAAAAGTAATTGGAAAAATAAAGTCAATATAGAGTCAAGAAATATTTCTTGACTTTTATTTTTCTATTTTTTAAAAATTCATTTTAAATAAGGATTAAATGATTTTATCTTTAAGTCTTTAAGAATAAAACTTATTTCAAAAGTCGCAATAGCCTTAAATTTAAGTGTTCTAAATATAAAAAATTAGACAGTAATTTGATTTAGAGATTACAAAATTTTGATTTTGAAGACCTAACAGTTTTAGCAAATTTATTTTAAGGACAATAAGAGTTTTTTGGTTTTATGTGGGCTTCTATAAAGTTGCTCAATAGATAGAATATTTTAATAATACAAACTTTCTTCATAATTTATAATTAGTTTTTTAAAAGTACAAATTTTAAATTTTTTTTATAAATAGCAAATCAGTTAATAACCATAAATAAACTTAATAATAAAAACTATACACAGTATTATCATTATTGGAGAGATTTTATTTTTTTTATTTTCCAATAAATTAAGTATTATATTTATTAAAACATAAAATATTATTCCAATGCTTATTCCTGAAGAGATATTGTATGTTAAGGGAATCAAAAAAAGTATTAAAAAACTAGAAACATTTTCTCTTATATTAGAGAAATTAATTTTTATTATTTCTCTACACATTGAAAATCCTACATATATTAGTGCTGCAGCAGTTGCACTAGCAGGAACAGCAATAAATAATGGTGAAAGGAATATTGCAATAAAGAACATTATTCCCGTTACTATTACCGTAAGTCCAGTTTTCCCGCCTTCTTCTATTCCTGTGCAACTTTCAATGTATGCTGTTACAGTTGACACTCCTATTATTGCTCCAACGGTAGTAGAAATGGCATCAATTAAAAATATTTTGCCAACATTGGGAATTTTTCCGTTTTTGTCTAACATATTACCTTTTGCTGCTACTGCTATTAAAGTACCTAAGGTATCAAATAAATCGTTAAACAGTAATACTAATACAATTGTAATAAAGCTCCAAAAATGTTCACTTAAAACATAAGAAAAATCTAATTGATTAAATATTGGTTTAATAGATTCGAATCTTAAAATTCCGTCTGGAAAACGTATACCAGCTGCAACTGCGCTTTCTGGATTAAAAATTGCATATATCCAGGCTATGGCAGTAACTGAACAAATTGCCCAAAGTATACTTCCCCGTATATTTAATTGTTCAAGAATTACAATAAAAAATAATCCTAAAAATGTAAATAAAACCTTAAAGTCAATAAATGATCCAATTCCAACCAATGTAGCATCATTTTTAATGATGATCCCACCATTGACAAAGCCAATAAAAGCAATAAAAAGCCCTATTCCAACTGTGACAGAGTATTTTAAATTTACTGGTATAGAATTTACAATACTTTCTCGAGCCCTTGATAGAGATAATACAATAAAAATTAGCCCTTCAGTAAAAACAGCAGCTAATGCAACTTGCCAAGGAATATTCATTCCAATTACTACAGAAAATGCAAAAAATGCATTAAGCCCCATACCTGGTGCTAGTGCAATAGGGGTATTAGTATAAAGTCCCATTAATATGCTAGAAAATGCTGATGTTAAGCAGGTGGCAGTAACTAATGCACCAATTGGCATACCCGTGCTAGATAATATTGCCGGATTAACAGCTATTATGTATGCCATGCTCAAAAAAGTAGTAATACCTGCGATAATTTCTTTTTTATAATCAATGGTTTTATTTTTAAATTGAAATAACAATGTTTCTTTGAATTGATTCATTACAAATTACTCCTTAAATTTTATTTTATATCAAAAACAAAACCGGCGCCATCGATCAAATTTAATCTACTAACAAAATGTGGTGATAAATTAAATTTCATGAAAATATTAATAACCATAAATAAACTTAATAATAAAAATTAAACACAATATTAGCATTACAGGAGAAATCTTAATCTTTTCTTTGCTAAAAAGATTAAATGATAAATTTACTAAAACGTAAAACATTGCCCCAACAAAAAATCCCGAAGAAATACTGTAAGTTAGAGGAATTAAAAAGAATATTAAAAAGCTAGAAATATTTTCTCTAATATTAGAGAAATCAATTTTTATTAGTTCTCTACACATTGAAAATCCCACATATATTAAAGCCGCAGCAGTTGCGCTAGCAGGAACAGCAATAAAAAGAGGAGCAAAAAAAACTGCAACTAAAAATAATAATCCGGTTACAATCGAAGTAATACCCGTTTTACCACCCTCAGCAATTCCTGTAAAACTTTCAATATAAGTAGTAACAGTAGAAACTCCCATTATTGCTCCAAAAGTAGTAGCAATACCATCAACTAGTAATATTTTTTTTGCATTAGGAATTTTTCCGTTTTTATCCAACATACCACCTTTTGTGGTAACACTTATTAAAATACCTACAGTATCAAATAAATCATTGAATAATAGAATAAAAACTATTGATATAAAAGTCCAAAAATGTTCGCTTAAAACATAAGAAAAATCTAATTGATTAAATATTGGTCTAATAGATTCGAATCTTAAAACACCATTGGGAAGATGTATTCCAATAGATTTGGCGCCTTCTAAATTAAATGCCGCATATATCCAAGCTGTAAGAGTAACTATACTAATTGCCCAAAGTATGCTTCCTCGTACATTTAATTTTTCAAAAATTGCAATAAAAAATAGTCCTAAAAATGTAAATAAAACTTTTAAGTCAATAAATGATCCAATTCCAACCAATGTGGCATCATTTTTAATGACGATTCCACCATTGACAAAACCAATAAAAGCAATAAAAAGCCCTATTCCGACTGTGATAGAGTATTTTAGATTTGTTGGAATAGAATTTATGATTTGCTCTCTTACTCTTAAAAAGGATAGGAGAATAAAAATTAGTCCTTCGGTAAAAACAGCGGCTAATGCAACTTGCCAAGGAATATTCATTCCAATTACCACAGAAAATGCAAAAAATGCATTTAAACTCATTCCAGAAGCTAATGCTAGCGGTGTATTAGTATAAAGCCCCATTAGTATAGTAGAAAATGCTGCTGTTAGACAGGTTGCAGTGACTAGCGCACCAATTGGCATGCCTGTGTTAGATAGTATTGCCGGGTTAACAGCTATAATATATGACATACTCAAAAAAGTAGTAATGCCTGCAAAAACTTCCTTTTTATAGTTAATATCGTTGTTTTTAAATTGAATATATAAACCTTTTATATATTTTCCCATAAAATTTTCCTTTTTATTGTTTAAAAATATTTTAAATAATAACCATTAACCCTTTAATTCTTTTTGAAGATCTATTAAATCTTATTAATCATAATATTTTGGAAAAGAATATTTTCACTGTCAGGCAAGTTCGAAAATACAATAGTTTTAATAACTCTTTCAGAACTATTTGTAATAACAAATTTTCTAGCTTTAATAAGCTTTAAATAAGCTTTTAAAGAAATATCTTTTCCAACGCTAAAAAAGGTTTGAATATACTTATGATCAACCAACTTGTGACGATTGAATAAAAACAAGGCAATTATATCATTCCCAACTTTTAAAAATAAAGGCTCTTTGTACCTTAAATTCCACTTATTAGAAATAGTAAAATAATGT
The sequence above is a segment of the Borreliella spielmanii genome. Coding sequences within it:
- a CDS encoding plasmid maintenance protein, yielding MYQLINNKMSFNKVVDRRLKIFWVIQKLGANYFISKKKYSLSNVVAMTNSILEKKGFKKVTKRTIQNDIKIFENLGLIKSHFNPLGKNNGSFTYYTINKTLEKFAKKIISTAYFINKKIKHEKSKNKEIKKFKIKEESQKYKISYQITSHVLSDNISKNYKNSKTSIKKQNLKKTINFLEKEIKKKHKSVNLEEIKEITKNKISYKNSLWNLKDFMEELYEYEETKIIKFFKKTLKKKKNKVWFMSKNFKNTDFDELIREFKNKNRIKRKIKFENETQINKPNDIKNAIALIKNLIKSKKSYEK
- a CDS encoding DUF226 domain-containing protein, with the protein product MKNKETKIKFFNKIEKIENKIIYHTKIFSMINNFEAKPKKGKFWLCLRNIFNHKKYESFHLFSIKENDKFLGIFYGFINLSKPFIINYAEKGTKKTIRLKKIFYMEFRFKKGSVFCYLRSLYTLTKTKNKNKIFYKSLLERTLKIEERIYKFYDKKYENNKGILNWIRKNQK
- a CDS encoding ParA family protein; the protein is MDKKKPKIITIASIKGGVGKSTTALMFTNIISKKNNKILLIDLDPQASSTSFYINTIREKNLNLKNINIYKVLKKEIDIENSIIKINKNIDFIASHINLSKFNEESISLKENLLKIFLSFIKNRYDFIIMDTAPTLGSLLNNSLIITDYLIIPLPTDQWAIESLDLITSRLNDLFRKDLPTFYLITKFIERQNIDKELKKFIECEYKGKFLGSVPKRDNLRKTIFYREEFNVNEDYHKAYENIIENFLSILSN
- a CDS encoding chromosome replication/partitioning protein, coding for MKLNKKIEIVKRVELNENEIKRTREFRYLKLKEKLKILIKEESYNKIETARILKEINDNKYYVIDKYKSFNHFIKDYNMAKTTVYRYMKLATGIDSGEINYELILKKGIYYAIQILEKNGTIATSKSILNRSFKLKIEDEKSFAFYKSNVNFVSFLLKEIYYNNQKLLTNIKNKYENIKNKK
- a CDS encoding oligopeptide permease-like protein; translated protein: MELCRNQLKFLGFLLLISCTSLNVEHDQFGKTFRIYQSLNKNAELKGVFNYKTGITKIVLYTKFRNHSITEQTPLLLPDGTKIEGRISYKRDNNYFFGNWLNYSAFVLSKSLLERMIKEEDASYKNNEVKIKIGLEDLSLKKYKILDFLVMVESIENKDYKN
- a CDS encoding peptide ABC transporter substrate-binding protein; translated protein: MKILIKKLREVLFLNLILLISCVKETGGNKLVFKLNIGSEPATLDAQLVNDTVGSKIVSQMFLGILNGDPRTGGYRPGLAKSWDISNDGLVYTFHLRDNLYWSDGVSITAEGIRKSYLRILDKETGSSVVNIVKSVIKNAEEYFDGKVNDAALGIKALDEKTLEITLKSPKPYFLDMLAHQTFIPVPVHTIEKYGQRWTNPENMVVSGPFKLKSRVLNENVILEKNNKYYKSKDVVLDNIIFFITDNSITAYNMYLNDELDAIFNNVPPDLIKDLKLRDDYYSMGINSTYFYSLNTKVKPLDNVKVRKALSFAIDRKTLTESVLNDSSIPTRRATPDYIDYSYKSNLSLFDVEMAKNLLVDAGYPNGRNFPLLKAKYNTNDRQRKIAEFIQNQWKKNLNINVQFENEEWSTYINSRVNGNYEIIRSGWSGDYADPMTFLSIFKTENTAFSSYGYSNSEYDKLLIKSDHESNIFERQKILKKAEAIIIERDFPAIFININASSYLFRNDKWKGWEPNISERFDLSEIKPIK
- a CDS encoding guanosine monophosphate reductase, translated to MTNKIIKEALTFDDVSLIPRKSSVLPSEVCLKTQLTKNISLNIPFLSSAMDTVTESRMAIAIAKEGGIGIIHKNMSIEAQKKEIEKVKTYKAQKTNNNNKYINEQATKMSAKEDLEEPKIHKNAEHKEDFPNACKDLNSRLRVGAAVSIDIDTIERVEELVKAHVDLLVIDSAHGHSTRIIELVKTIKNKYPNLDLIAGNIVTKEAALDLINAGADCLKVGIGPGSICTTRIVAGVGVPQITAICDVYEVCKNTNICIIADGGIRFSGDVVKAIAAGADSVMIGNLFAGVKESPSEEIIYNGKKFKSYVGMGSITAMKRGSKSRYFQHNNNEPKKLVPEGIEGMVPYSGKLKDILVQLKGGLMSGMGYIGAITISDLKINSKFVKISHSSLKESHPHDVFNMP